AATTAACTACCCATAACAAAACTAAACAAGTATATAAAGAGTTTGAGCCCCCCATCTAGTTCCAAACTTCAACAGTAGGATCTCTATAATTTGCCCCATTACCAGGTCCAACAGATTCCCCATATAAAAGTGCATTTTTAAGGGCACATTCGCATACCTTTTGTGTGCGAACAGCTACCCCATTTGGACCTTCGATATCGTAATTTCCAAACAGGTAAGTGCCAAAGGTGTACACGCCCAATGCATAATTCAAAACATTCTTTAAGAcaaacatttcaattttattattacCTTCTCCAATAATAATACCCATATGATCCTTGTAATAAGGAAGactattttcattttcctgAACACCAGTTGACGCAACATCccaaaaagaaataccCTGAGCAACAATGACGGAAGATGGTGCATTCCCATTATTTGAGCATACATCAGCCGCAGAAATACCAAGGTCGAGTGGACCGGTAAGAAGCTCAACACGGTAAATACCGTCTTCCTTGACTAACAATGAAAACACGGGCCTATAAATATCATTATGGCACGCATTCTCCTTGATCAGCACATTCGGGAATCCTACCCACATCTGTAAGCGCTTGTGTTCAACATCATTCAGAGCCTGAATCACTTGTCTAGGAACAGGATAAAACGGCGTGCCGCCTCTGATAAAAGCTTCTTCATTCTTAGCATTTGCTGAGAATTTAACATTGTCCTGTACTTTGATACACTTACCAGAATCAAGAGAACATTTAACAATCACCAACGGATCCAAGGTGTATGCAAAATGGATGTATCCTCTACTGCTCTTCGAATCGCCAATATTAATGCCATCAAAAAAGGGGACCCAATTTTTGTCCACTGATAGTTTCTTGGAAATACTACTACCAACATTcttaaatttcaaaataggATGCTCTAATTCAGGACCCTTTGGAGCTCTAAATGGAGAGACAGCAAACATGTTTCTCTTACCATCCGCTGTCATCATATTAAATACGATAACTGGTTCGGAATCATATTCACCTTCTTTATATAAAATCTTTGGGTCATTTGGTCCGAGTGTTCCCCGGCCAGGTTTCCCAGAGATTGGGATATTCAGAATCGATGGGAACCTTAGAGAGATCCTTTCTAAGTGTCTTTCCTCATTACTCTTTGCATACTCTTT
The window above is part of the Pichia kudriavzevii chromosome 1, complete sequence genome. Proteins encoded here:
- a CDS encoding uncharacterized protein (PKUD0A04810) codes for the protein MAILNTRRLIRYVVFVSLIALAYHFWPVSQIEKWSGEITAEEKNEYIDSILNPKQNSIYEGNNNLKAEFNPDSGDFDQPDVIDIKKVNKALNKMNMKPINEDSQLSDSSKVENEKIDILTNKLMDREYTPSSNLVGFLGTQFLKTNQDYYADLTCKDTTYNPTSDDRKIVYSEPLSLDDDLIEVRKWLLNSRYANLVKAVDPRANDGTFLSDISHWYKKSGSSTWLPDEQLHMVVSTIVYAPNDREEPLVSFLRLQLFNNNWEEVKGRRIRYTQLSEKEIDSAIKEYAKSNEERHLERISLRFPSILNIPISGKPGRGTLGPNDPKILYKEGEYDSEPVIVFNMMTADGKRNMFAVSPFRAPKGPELEHPILKFKNVGSSISKKLSVDKNWVPFFDGINIGDSKSSRGYIHFAYTLDPLVIVKCSLDSGKCIKVQDNVKFSANAKNEEAFIRGGTPFYPVPRQVIQALNDVEHKRLQMWVGFPNVLIKENACHNDIYRPVFSLLVKEDGIYRVELLTGPLDLGISAADVCSNNGNAPSSVIVAQGISFWDVASTGVQENENSLPYYKDHMGIIIGEGNNKIEMFVLKNVLNYALGVYTFGTYLFGNYDIEGPNGVAVRTQKVCECALKNALLYGESVGPGNGANYRDPTVEVWN